Proteins encoded in a region of the Streptomyces liliiviolaceus genome:
- a CDS encoding acyl-CoA dehydrogenase family protein, translating into MTAQTTQRAQPDLLYSEEEEALRAAVRDLLADHCDPAGVIARTESGAPHDREAWKALAEGMGLAGLLVPEALGGQGATHREAAVVLEELGRAVAPVPYLTSAVVATEALLACDADDLLTELASGRRIGALAVALNIAPGGAHRTVRVENGLLHGELTGIADADAADVLLVPAEDGGLYAVDADAVTITAQVSLDLTRPVATVVLDGAEARRIGDAAPAVRRALRAGAGLLASEQLGLAEWSLTETVRYLKERKQFNRPVGGFQALKHRLAQLWLETVHTRAAARNAADALADGSGDGTEVDVAVALAQAYAAPVAVHAAEEALQLHAGIGMTWEHPVHLYLKRAKADSIAYGTAGSHREALAGLVDLQAP; encoded by the coding sequence ATGACAGCGCAGACAACGCAGCGCGCACAGCCCGACCTGCTGTACTCGGAGGAGGAAGAGGCGCTGCGCGCCGCCGTCCGTGACCTGCTCGCCGACCACTGCGACCCGGCGGGCGTGATCGCCCGTACGGAGTCCGGCGCGCCGCACGACCGCGAGGCGTGGAAGGCCCTCGCCGAGGGCATGGGCCTCGCGGGCCTGCTGGTGCCCGAGGCGCTGGGCGGCCAGGGTGCCACGCACCGCGAAGCCGCCGTCGTACTGGAGGAGTTGGGCCGCGCGGTCGCTCCCGTGCCGTACCTGACGAGCGCGGTCGTCGCCACCGAGGCCCTGCTGGCGTGCGACGCCGACGACCTCCTCACCGAGCTGGCGTCCGGCCGCCGCATCGGCGCTCTCGCCGTCGCCCTGAACATCGCTCCCGGCGGCGCCCACCGGACCGTACGGGTCGAAAACGGTCTGCTGCACGGGGAGTTGACCGGCATCGCCGACGCCGACGCCGCCGATGTGCTGCTCGTCCCCGCCGAGGACGGCGGCCTGTACGCGGTCGACGCGGACGCCGTGACGATCACCGCGCAGGTGTCCCTCGACCTGACCCGGCCGGTCGCGACGGTCGTCCTCGACGGAGCGGAGGCCCGCCGGATCGGCGACGCCGCCCCCGCCGTACGACGGGCCCTGCGCGCCGGGGCCGGACTGCTCGCCTCCGAGCAACTCGGCCTCGCCGAATGGTCGTTGACGGAGACCGTCCGCTATCTGAAGGAGCGCAAGCAGTTCAACCGCCCGGTCGGCGGCTTCCAGGCGCTCAAGCACCGGCTCGCCCAGCTCTGGCTGGAGACCGTCCACACGCGCGCCGCGGCACGCAACGCGGCCGACGCGCTGGCCGACGGGAGCGGGGACGGCACGGAGGTGGACGTGGCGGTGGCCCTCGCCCAGGCGTACGCGGCACCGGTCGCCGTCCATGCCGCCGAGGAGGCGCTCCAGCTGCACGCCGGGATCGGCATGACCTGGGAGCATCCGGTGCACCTCTACCTGAAGAGGGCCAAGGCCGACTCGATCGCGTACGGCACGGCGGGCAGTCACCGGGAGGCACTGGCCGGACTGGTGGACCTCCAGGCGCCCTGA
- a CDS encoding acyl-CoA dehydrogenase family protein: MTDTVSGAVDAAELRRRTAELLAAHPVDGTDRVDFLKARFDAGLAWVHYPEGLGGLGAPRSLQAVVDTGLESAGAPDNDPRRIGIGLGMAAPTILGYGTEEQKNRFLRPLWVGEEVWCQLFSEPGAGSDLAALGTRAVRDGDDWVVNGQKVWTSSAHLARWAILIARTDPDAPKHRGITYFVCDMTDPGVEVRPLRQITGEAEFNEVFLTDVRIPDAHRLGEVGDGWRVAQTTLMNERVSIGGMRIPREGGMIGPVSRTWRERPDLRTHDLHQRLLKLWVEAEVARLTGERLRQQLVAGQPGPEGSGMKLAFARLNQEISGLEVELLGEEGLLYEDWTMRRPDKVDFTGRDAGYRYLRSKGNSIEGGTSEVLLNIVAERVLGLPSEPRTDKDVAWKDLSR; the protein is encoded by the coding sequence ATGACCGACACCGTGAGCGGGGCGGTGGACGCCGCCGAACTGCGCCGCCGCACCGCGGAGTTGCTGGCCGCGCACCCGGTGGACGGCACGGACCGCGTGGACTTCCTCAAGGCCCGCTTCGACGCCGGACTCGCCTGGGTGCACTATCCGGAAGGGCTCGGCGGCCTCGGCGCCCCGCGCTCACTCCAGGCCGTCGTCGACACCGGGCTGGAGTCCGCGGGCGCTCCCGACAACGACCCGCGGCGCATCGGCATCGGCCTCGGCATGGCCGCGCCGACGATCCTCGGCTACGGCACCGAGGAGCAGAAGAACCGCTTCCTGCGGCCCCTGTGGGTCGGCGAGGAGGTCTGGTGCCAGCTGTTCAGCGAGCCGGGCGCGGGCTCCGACCTGGCGGCGCTGGGTACGCGTGCCGTGCGGGACGGCGACGACTGGGTGGTCAACGGCCAGAAGGTGTGGACCTCCAGCGCCCACCTCGCCCGCTGGGCCATCCTCATCGCGCGTACCGACCCGGACGCGCCCAAGCACCGCGGCATCACCTACTTCGTCTGCGACATGACCGACCCCGGTGTCGAGGTGCGGCCGCTGCGCCAGATCACCGGCGAGGCCGAGTTCAACGAGGTGTTCCTCACCGACGTCCGCATCCCCGACGCACACCGCCTCGGCGAGGTCGGCGACGGCTGGCGGGTCGCGCAGACCACGCTCATGAACGAGCGGGTCTCCATCGGCGGCATGCGCATCCCGCGCGAGGGCGGCATGATCGGCCCGGTCTCCAGGACCTGGCGCGAACGCCCCGACCTGCGCACCCACGACCTCCACCAGCGCCTGCTGAAGCTGTGGGTGGAGGCGGAGGTGGCCCGGCTCACCGGCGAACGTCTGCGCCAGCAGCTGGTCGCGGGACAGCCGGGCCCCGAGGGCTCCGGCATGAAACTCGCGTTCGCCCGCCTCAACCAGGAGATCAGCGGCCTGGAGGTCGAACTCCTCGGCGAGGAAGGCCTGTTGTACGAGGACTGGACGATGCGCCGGCCCGACAAGGTCGACTTCACCGGTCGTGACGCCGGCTACCGCTATCTCCGCTCCAAGGGCAACAGCATCGAGGGCGGGACCAGCGAGGTCCTGCTGAACATCGTCGCCGAACGCGTGCTGGGGCTGCCCTCCGAGCCGCGTACCGACAAGGACGTCGCCTGGAAGGACCTGTCCCGATGA
- a CDS encoding ABC transporter ATP-binding protein encodes MTTTAAPSPAAADLPDDTPALDVEGLRVDLSTPSGRVRAVDGVSFSVRRGRTLALLGESGCGKSMTALSVVGLLDPAAEVTGGAVRVRGDDTLRMSPAERRKLAGPVLSIVFQDALTALNPVQPVGRQIGEPFRIHRGLSRREAHEKAIELMTRVGIPEPRQRARSYPHQFSGGMRQRLLIAMAVALDPDVLIADEPTTALDVTVQAQIMRLLRDLQDEREMALVLITHDLAVVAQRADDVVVMYAGTVVENGPVREVFAAPRHPYTRGLLDSVPEHAVRGRPLPAVPGSPPELSAVPTGCVFQDRCPLVRERCVRERPVLRASGEGRTAACHFSEELDRV; translated from the coding sequence GTGACGACCACCGCCGCGCCCTCGCCGGCCGCCGCCGACCTGCCCGACGACACCCCCGCCCTCGACGTCGAAGGGCTCCGCGTCGACCTGAGCACACCCTCCGGACGGGTACGCGCCGTCGACGGCGTCAGTTTCAGCGTCCGCCGCGGGCGTACCCTCGCCCTCCTCGGCGAGTCCGGCTGCGGCAAGTCGATGACCGCGCTGTCGGTCGTGGGGCTGCTGGACCCCGCGGCCGAGGTGACCGGCGGCGCCGTCCGGGTCAGGGGCGACGACACGCTCCGGATGAGCCCGGCGGAGCGCCGGAAACTCGCCGGACCGGTGCTGTCGATCGTGTTCCAGGACGCCCTGACCGCCCTCAACCCGGTCCAGCCGGTCGGCCGGCAGATCGGTGAGCCGTTCCGCATCCACCGCGGGCTCTCCCGGCGCGAGGCGCACGAGAAGGCGATCGAGCTGATGACCCGGGTGGGCATCCCGGAGCCTCGGCAGCGGGCCCGTTCCTATCCGCACCAGTTCTCCGGCGGCATGCGGCAGCGGCTGCTGATCGCGATGGCCGTCGCCCTCGACCCCGACGTCCTGATCGCCGACGAGCCCACCACCGCGCTCGACGTGACCGTGCAGGCGCAGATCATGCGGCTGCTGCGGGACCTCCAGGACGAGCGGGAGATGGCCCTCGTCCTGATCACCCACGATCTGGCGGTGGTCGCCCAGCGCGCGGACGACGTGGTCGTCATGTACGCGGGCACGGTCGTCGAGAACGGCCCGGTGCGCGAGGTCTTCGCCGCCCCCCGTCATCCCTACACCCGGGGGCTGCTCGACTCGGTGCCGGAACACGCCGTACGCGGGCGTCCGCTGCCCGCCGTGCCGGGCAGCCCGCCCGAACTGAGCGCGGTGCCGACCGGGTGCGTGTTCCAGGACCGCTGTCCGCTGGTGCGCGAGCGCTGCGTGCGGGAACGGCCGGTCCTGCGCGCGTCGGGCGAGGGCCGCACGGCAGCCTGCCACTTCTCCGAGGAGCTCGACCGTGTCTGA
- a CDS encoding phosphodiester glycosidase family protein yields MTPRTGRLRTALTVFAAWSALAGAALVGAAPASGTPTGGAPVFSRIAPGVRYTEFDIPAAKGVTHAHVVSVDLANPKVSVDLLHPGVVAARATVSRLADAQGAVAGVNGDFFNITETQHPGVEATGASVGPAIANGHTLKAAVPNGQRFGPALPPGTSTKDVLGVGTDHRARLDSLALDGSVETGGTTLPLGGLNQYALPVGSVGAFTSDWGQVSRVRATCGTDTDRAAPCSTDTYEVTVQDGRVVSSADTPGSGTIAADTTVLVGREAGAQQLRKLSVGERVVVRHRLVSAASKTPYRFAIGGYPVLRGGQPLAGLDDVTAAVRTAVGVSDGGKRLLLLALDGAAEFRSGLTIAEVAGEMEKLGAVDAFSLDGGGSTTLAAREPGSTTATVRNHPSGGAERPVPNGIGVFSKA; encoded by the coding sequence ATGACACCACGCACCGGACGACTCAGAACCGCACTGACGGTCTTCGCCGCATGGAGCGCGCTGGCCGGCGCCGCCCTCGTCGGGGCGGCTCCGGCCAGCGGCACGCCGACCGGCGGCGCACCGGTCTTCAGCCGGATCGCGCCGGGCGTGCGTTATACGGAGTTCGACATCCCGGCCGCGAAGGGCGTGACGCACGCCCATGTGGTCAGCGTCGATCTCGCCAACCCCAAGGTGAGCGTCGACCTGCTCCACCCGGGCGTGGTCGCGGCCCGCGCGACGGTCTCCCGGCTGGCCGACGCCCAGGGTGCCGTCGCGGGCGTCAACGGCGACTTCTTCAACATCACCGAGACCCAGCACCCGGGGGTGGAGGCGACCGGCGCCTCCGTCGGCCCGGCGATCGCGAACGGGCACACCCTCAAGGCGGCGGTCCCCAACGGCCAGCGCTTCGGTCCCGCCCTGCCGCCCGGCACGAGCACGAAGGACGTGCTCGGCGTCGGCACGGACCACAGGGCCCGCCTGGACAGCCTGGCGCTCGACGGTTCGGTCGAGACCGGCGGGACGACGCTCCCGCTCGGCGGTCTCAACCAGTACGCGCTGCCCGTGGGCTCCGTCGGCGCGTTCACCTCGGACTGGGGTCAGGTCTCCCGGGTGCGGGCCACCTGCGGGACGGACACCGACCGGGCCGCGCCCTGCAGCACGGACACCTACGAGGTGACCGTCCAGGACGGCCGGGTCGTGTCTTCGGCCGACACCCCGGGCAGCGGAACCATCGCTGCGGACACCACGGTCCTGGTCGGCCGGGAGGCGGGCGCCCAGCAGCTGCGCAAGCTGTCCGTGGGCGAGCGGGTCGTGGTGCGGCACCGACTGGTGTCGGCCGCGTCGAAGACCCCGTACCGCTTCGCGATCGGTGGTTATCCGGTCCTGCGGGGCGGGCAGCCGCTCGCGGGGCTCGACGACGTGACGGCGGCGGTACGGACCGCTGTGGGCGTCTCCGACGGCGGGAAGCGGCTGCTGTTGCTGGCGCTCGACGGGGCGGCGGAGTTCCGCAGCGGTCTCACCATCGCGGAAGTCGCCGGTGAGATGGAGAAGTTGGGCGCGGTGGACGCGTTCAGTCTGGACGGCGGCGGTTCCACCACACTGGCCGCCCGGGAGCCCGGCTCGACCACCGCGACCGTACGCAACCACCCCAGCGGCGGAGCCGAACGCCCGGTGCCCAACGGGATCGGCGTCTTCTCCAAGGCCTGA
- a CDS encoding ABC transporter ATP-binding protein, whose product MTESGATTLVEGHRAGAPEESGPLLEVSGVTKTFGHGRRRLTALDGVDIRLGRGETLGLVGESGCGKSTLARVLLGLERPDAGTVRFDGTDPFALRGKDLLAWRRRVQMVFQDPFASLNARMSAADLIGEPWRTHRDVVPDAKAREKRVRELLSLVGLRDSDAHRYPNEFSGGQRQRIGIARALALDPDLIVCDEPVSALDLSVQAQVLNVLSELRERLGVAYVFISHDLSVVRYISDRVTVMYLGKVVEHGATEDVFERPRHPYTGALMSAAPVLDASGAAGDREIQLKGEIPSPFDIPSGCRFRTRCPRAEDLCAAEAPPVVARGSHSALCHFPLEAAAAGA is encoded by the coding sequence ATGACTGAGAGCGGCGCCACCACCCTCGTCGAGGGCCACCGCGCCGGCGCACCGGAGGAGTCCGGGCCGCTGCTGGAGGTCAGCGGCGTCACCAAGACCTTCGGCCACGGCCGCCGCCGGCTGACCGCCCTGGACGGGGTGGACATCCGGCTCGGCCGGGGCGAGACCCTCGGGCTCGTCGGCGAGTCGGGCTGCGGGAAGTCCACCCTCGCGCGGGTGCTGCTCGGCCTGGAACGGCCCGACGCGGGCACCGTACGGTTCGACGGCACCGACCCGTTCGCCCTGCGCGGCAAGGACCTGCTGGCCTGGCGCCGCCGCGTCCAGATGGTCTTCCAGGACCCTTTCGCCTCGCTCAACGCGCGGATGTCGGCCGCCGACCTGATCGGTGAGCCCTGGCGCACGCACCGGGACGTCGTACCGGACGCGAAGGCGAGGGAGAAGCGCGTCCGTGAGCTCCTCTCCCTGGTCGGACTCCGCGACAGCGACGCCCACCGCTACCCGAACGAGTTCTCCGGCGGACAGCGCCAGCGCATCGGCATCGCCCGCGCGCTGGCCCTGGACCCCGACCTCATCGTCTGCGACGAGCCGGTCTCCGCGCTGGACCTGTCGGTGCAGGCCCAGGTCCTGAACGTCCTGTCGGAACTCCGTGAACGCCTGGGCGTCGCCTACGTCTTCATCTCCCACGACCTGTCCGTGGTGCGGTACATCTCCGACCGGGTGACCGTGATGTACCTGGGCAAGGTCGTCGAACACGGCGCGACGGAGGATGTCTTCGAGCGGCCTCGGCATCCGTACACGGGTGCGTTGATGTCGGCGGCGCCGGTCCTGGACGCGTCCGGCGCGGCCGGGGACCGGGAGATCCAGCTGAAGGGAGAGATCCCCTCGCCCTTCGACATCCCGTCGGGGTGCCGGTTCCGCACGCGGTGTCCGCGGGCGGAGGACTTGTGCGCGGCGGAGGCTCCGCCGGTGGTTGCGCGTGGCTCCCACAGCGCGCTGTGCCACTTCCCTCTTGAGGCGGCTGCTGCGGGGGCATGA
- a CDS encoding phosphatidylinositol-specific phospholipase C/glycerophosphodiester phosphodiesterase family protein, with product MALTTRRRALTTLAAGLAGGIALPAYAQASEDRHRPRPLWRAHAHNDYLHARPLFDALDHRFGSVEADIYLVDGQLLVAHDPVELDPARTLESLYLKPLAARVKGNGGSVYRGYRKPLQLLIDIKTEGSATYLELDRRLRRYRHLFTTYAHGRVLPGAVTAVISGDRAARVPMEAQTVRHAFYDGRLLDLLAPVPAPASFIPLISDNWTLNFTWQGVGTFPEAERQKLRGIILAAHSRQQKVRFWATPDLPGPARDAVWSELLAADADHLNTDDLAGLEAFLDARRRV from the coding sequence ATGGCCCTCACCACCCGTCGCAGAGCCCTCACCACCCTCGCCGCCGGACTGGCGGGCGGTATCGCCCTGCCCGCGTACGCACAGGCGAGCGAGGACCGGCACCGTCCGCGCCCGCTGTGGCGTGCCCACGCCCACAACGACTACCTCCACGCGCGGCCCCTGTTCGACGCGCTCGACCACCGCTTCGGCAGCGTCGAGGCCGACATCTACCTCGTCGACGGCCAACTCCTCGTCGCCCACGACCCGGTGGAGCTGGACCCGGCCCGCACCCTGGAATCCCTCTACCTGAAGCCCCTCGCCGCCCGCGTGAAGGGCAACGGCGGCTCGGTGTACCGGGGGTACCGCAAGCCCCTCCAGCTGCTGATCGACATCAAGACCGAGGGCTCGGCCACGTACCTCGAACTGGACCGCCGACTGCGCCGCTACCGGCACCTGTTCACGACGTACGCCCATGGCCGCGTCCTCCCCGGCGCGGTGACCGCCGTGATTTCCGGCGACCGGGCCGCCCGGGTGCCCATGGAGGCCCAGACCGTACGGCACGCCTTCTACGACGGCCGCCTCCTCGACCTGCTGGCCCCCGTCCCGGCCCCGGCCTCCTTCATCCCGCTGATCAGCGACAACTGGACGCTCAACTTCACCTGGCAGGGCGTCGGCACGTTCCCCGAGGCCGAGCGTCAGAAGCTGCGCGGGATCATCCTGGCCGCGCACTCGCGGCAGCAGAAGGTCCGCTTCTGGGCCACCCCGGACCTGCCGGGCCCCGCCCGCGACGCGGTCTGGAGCGAACTGCTCGCCGCGGACGCCGACCACCTCAACACCGACGACCTCGCGGGCCTGGAAGCCTTCCTGGACGCCCGGCGGCGGGTGTAA
- a CDS encoding ABC transporter permease: protein MPRKEPTTADPEVGPSADATVGTPTDPTASGADGASAARRANWWRMLGRDRAAAVAAVVLSLVVLVALFGRLVIGDRAQRQDLDASLRPPSLDHGVYGLFGTDVLGRSVLARLVDAAATTLSVAVPAVLCSLLIGSALGLWAGYHGGRRESLALRVADVILSFPSLLIAVVVLYVFSPSALNIVLILAVARVPVYLRTARAEAAELRSRLFVDAARTFGTPSRHIIHRHILPIALPTLLTVATLDFCFVMLTESSLSFLGIGIQPPDVSWGLMVAQGRQYLQTAWWITVLPGLAIVFTTVSATVLAAWVRMATDPAQRWRLTLPTKRRGASAAVPPELIP from the coding sequence ATGCCCCGAAAAGAACCCACGACCGCGGATCCCGAGGTGGGCCCCTCCGCGGACGCCACCGTGGGCACCCCCACGGACCCCACCGCTTCCGGTGCCGACGGTGCCTCCGCGGCCCGCCGGGCGAACTGGTGGCGGATGCTGGGCCGCGACCGTGCGGCGGCCGTCGCCGCCGTCGTCCTCTCGCTGGTCGTCCTCGTGGCGCTGTTCGGGCGGCTCGTCATCGGCGACCGGGCGCAGCGGCAGGACCTGGACGCGTCCCTGCGGCCACCGTCCCTGGACCACGGGGTGTACGGGCTGTTCGGCACCGACGTCCTCGGGCGCAGCGTGCTGGCCCGGCTGGTCGACGCCGCCGCGACGACCCTGTCCGTGGCCGTCCCCGCCGTACTGTGCTCGCTGCTGATCGGCTCGGCGCTCGGCCTGTGGGCCGGCTACCACGGGGGCCGCCGCGAAAGTCTCGCCCTGCGCGTCGCCGACGTGATCCTCAGCTTCCCCTCCCTGCTGATCGCGGTGGTGGTGCTGTACGTGTTCTCGCCGAGCGCGCTGAACATCGTGCTGATCCTCGCGGTGGCCCGTGTACCGGTGTATCTGCGCACCGCGCGGGCGGAAGCGGCCGAACTGCGCAGCCGGCTGTTCGTGGACGCGGCCCGTACCTTCGGCACCCCGAGCCGGCACATCATCCACCGGCACATCCTGCCGATCGCCCTGCCGACCCTGCTGACGGTCGCCACGCTCGACTTCTGCTTCGTCATGCTCACCGAGTCGTCGCTCAGCTTCCTGGGCATCGGCATCCAGCCGCCGGACGTCAGCTGGGGCCTGATGGTCGCCCAGGGCCGGCAGTACCTCCAGACCGCCTGGTGGATCACCGTGCTCCCGGGGCTCGCCATCGTGTTCACGACCGTGTCCGCCACGGTGCTCGCCGCCTGGGTCCGCATGGCCACCGACCCCGCCCAGCGCTGGCGACTGACGCTGCCCACCAAGCGCCGCGGTGCCTCCGCCGCCGTACCCCCGGAGCTGATCCCGTGA
- a CDS encoding ABC transporter permease has protein sequence MIPFLRKRMISSAVPLFCVVLGVFFLARMTGNPVDLYLPLSATAEQRAEFSAAQGFDLSIPAQLWNYLVDAAHLDFGTSLRTGQPATEMVLDAFPVTLQLAGVTMLLAIAGALLVGSLAAYRPNSLVDRIASLLSMTAASIPDFWFAIMGVLVFGVSLGWLPTSGTLGGPEIWILPVATLLIRPFGVLVQVVRGSMVTALSAPYVKIARSKGATPRRVIFGHALRNAVTPVLTVAGDLAVGLVNGAVIVETIFGWPGIGKLMIDSILQRDFAVLQAAVLLTAVTIFALNILVDVCHALTDPRVRLAVPA, from the coding sequence ATGATCCCCTTCCTGCGCAAACGCATGATCTCCAGCGCCGTCCCGCTGTTCTGTGTGGTGCTGGGCGTCTTCTTCCTGGCCCGGATGACCGGCAATCCGGTCGATCTCTATCTGCCCCTGAGCGCCACCGCCGAGCAGCGCGCCGAGTTCTCCGCCGCCCAGGGCTTCGACCTGTCGATCCCCGCGCAGCTGTGGAACTACCTCGTCGACGCGGCCCACCTGGACTTCGGCACCTCGCTGCGGACCGGGCAGCCGGCGACCGAGATGGTGCTCGACGCCTTCCCGGTCACCCTGCAGCTCGCCGGGGTGACCATGCTGCTCGCGATCGCCGGAGCGCTGCTGGTCGGCAGCCTGGCCGCGTACCGCCCCAACTCCCTGGTCGACCGGATCGCCAGCCTGCTGTCGATGACGGCCGCCAGCATCCCCGACTTCTGGTTCGCCATCATGGGCGTCCTCGTCTTCGGGGTGAGCCTCGGCTGGCTGCCGACCTCCGGCACGCTCGGCGGACCCGAGATCTGGATCCTGCCCGTCGCCACCCTGCTGATCCGGCCCTTCGGCGTGCTGGTCCAGGTGGTGCGCGGCAGCATGGTCACCGCGCTCTCCGCCCCCTACGTCAAGATCGCCCGCAGCAAGGGCGCCACGCCCCGGCGGGTGATCTTCGGGCACGCCCTGCGCAACGCGGTGACGCCGGTGCTGACCGTGGCCGGCGACCTGGCGGTCGGCCTGGTCAACGGCGCGGTGATCGTCGAGACGATCTTCGGCTGGCCGGGCATCGGCAAACTCATGATCGACTCCATCCTGCAGCGCGACTTCGCGGTCCTCCAGGCGGCCGTGCTCCTCACCGCGGTGACGATCTTCGCGCTGAACATCCTGGTCGACGTCTGTCACGCGCTGACCGACCCCCGTGTGCGACTGGCGGTGCCGGCGTGA
- a CDS encoding DUF779 domain-containing protein has product MSSTTDPDSAPRVELTPAAADLLRKLRDAHGPLMFHQSGGCCDGSAPMCYPEGEFRTGDSDVLLASLAVDGVAEPVTFWMSRSQHEVWSHTRLIVDVVPGRGSGFSLEAPEGVRFLTRSRLVGT; this is encoded by the coding sequence GTGTCCTCGACGACCGACCCCGACTCCGCCCCACGCGTGGAACTCACCCCCGCCGCAGCCGACCTGCTGCGCAAACTGCGCGACGCGCACGGCCCGCTGATGTTCCATCAGTCGGGCGGCTGCTGCGACGGCAGCGCCCCCATGTGCTACCCGGAGGGCGAGTTCAGGACCGGCGACTCCGACGTACTGCTCGCCTCCCTGGCCGTCGACGGCGTCGCGGAACCGGTCACGTTCTGGATGTCACGGAGCCAGCACGAGGTATGGAGTCACACCAGACTGATCGTGGACGTCGTGCCGGGCCGGGGCAGCGGCTTCTCCCTGGAGGCACCCGAAGGGGTACGTTTCCTGACGCGTTCGCGCCTCGTCGGCACGTAG
- a CDS encoding ABC transporter substrate-binding protein: protein MKSPVSSLPPGRRRPRTTSALLLAGTVLVSSGCAVANSAGGDAGEADGRTLRVVLTQEPPTLEPCEASLTSTGVVVRSNITEPLVERDPDSGELHPLLATGWKQTGPRTWTFDTRSGVTFHNGEPFTAKDAAFSIDRAVNSDLACNVEGYVFGDDDLKVKAVDDDRLTVTTPEPDPILPLRLSFVEIVPRSTSTEAKVRVPIGTGPYAVRSWQAGTAISLNRYDDYWGKAPAFPRARYVWRSDASVRAAMIDKDEAEIAVALDSMEAEKDTTASYPNNETTALRLDGREAPLDDLRVRRAIDLAVDRQGIIDALLGGLAEPAGQLVPPGVVGHSDAIEPTRQDVDKARALVEEAKADGVPTGRTITLVARNGMFSGVSETAEALQYQMKEIGLSVKVRMADTATQLQYQLRPLPKNVGPIALLIMHGNQAGDAAFTASQYLLSDGPQSTFGSKELDRRIADAGLLSGEKRQRAFAELLADQNDTVVQYTHIAHMSGLLGLSPSIRYEPNSATGDEMRLAEVGPAEGAKD from the coding sequence ATGAAGTCCCCCGTTTCCTCCCTTCCGCCCGGCCGACGGCGGCCCCGCACGACGTCCGCCCTGCTGCTGGCGGGCACGGTGCTGGTGTCCAGTGGCTGCGCCGTGGCCAACAGCGCCGGCGGTGACGCCGGCGAGGCCGACGGCCGCACACTGCGCGTGGTGCTCACCCAGGAACCACCGACGCTGGAGCCCTGCGAGGCCTCGCTGACCAGTACCGGCGTCGTCGTCCGGTCCAACATCACCGAGCCGCTCGTCGAACGCGATCCCGACTCGGGCGAACTGCACCCGCTGCTCGCGACCGGCTGGAAGCAGACCGGGCCGCGCACCTGGACCTTCGACACCCGCAGCGGGGTCACCTTCCACAACGGTGAGCCGTTCACCGCGAAGGACGCCGCCTTCTCCATCGACCGGGCGGTCAACTCCGACCTCGCCTGCAATGTCGAGGGCTATGTCTTCGGCGACGACGACCTGAAGGTGAAGGCGGTCGACGACGACCGGCTGACCGTCACCACGCCCGAGCCCGACCCCATCCTGCCGCTGCGGCTGAGCTTCGTGGAGATCGTGCCGCGCTCCACCAGTACCGAGGCCAAGGTGCGCGTCCCGATCGGGACCGGCCCGTACGCCGTGCGCTCGTGGCAGGCCGGCACCGCGATCTCCCTCAACCGCTACGACGACTACTGGGGCAAGGCTCCCGCCTTCCCCCGGGCCCGTTACGTCTGGCGCAGCGACGCGAGCGTCCGGGCCGCCATGATCGACAAGGACGAGGCGGAGATCGCCGTCGCGCTCGACTCGATGGAGGCCGAGAAGGACACGACCGCCTCCTATCCCAACAACGAGACGACCGCGCTGCGGCTGGACGGCCGCGAGGCGCCGCTCGACGATCTGCGGGTGCGCCGGGCGATCGACCTGGCCGTCGACCGCCAGGGCATCATCGACGCCCTGCTCGGCGGACTGGCCGAACCCGCCGGCCAGCTGGTGCCGCCCGGAGTGGTGGGGCACAGCGACGCGATCGAGCCGACCCGCCAGGACGTGGACAAGGCCCGCGCCCTGGTGGAGGAGGCGAAGGCCGACGGCGTACCCACCGGCCGCACCATCACCCTGGTCGCCCGCAACGGCATGTTCTCCGGGGTGTCGGAGACCGCCGAGGCGCTGCAGTACCAGATGAAGGAGATCGGGCTGAGCGTCAAGGTGCGCATGGCCGACACCGCCACCCAGCTCCAGTACCAGCTGAGGCCGCTGCCCAAGAACGTCGGGCCCATCGCCCTGCTGATCATGCACGGCAACCAGGCCGGTGACGCGGCCTTCACCGCCAGCCAGTACCTGCTCAGCGACGGCCCGCAGTCCACCTTCGGGAGCAAGGAACTCGACCGGCGGATCGCCGACGCGGGCCTGCTGTCCGGCGAGAAGCGCCAGCGGGCCTTCGCCGAGCTGCTCGCCGACCAGAACGACACCGTCGTCCAGTACACCCACATCGCCCATATGAGCGGACTGCTCGGACTGTCACCGTCGATCCGCTACGAACCGAACTCCGCCACCGGCGACGAAATGCGGCTGGCCGAGGTCGGCCCCGCCGAGGGGGCGAAGGACTGA